The following are encoded together in the Candidatus Acidulodesulfobacterium acidiphilum genome:
- a CDS encoding nucleotide exchange factor GrpE, with translation MLLDEENMEYERIKGEAGDSEIESELGKKMEAEPYGQENIIIETDADIDMIPDPKNLVEAEKTLKYLKNALKNLKKENDEANANYLKSLAEMENFRKRNNREKEEALKYSNEKILRDLLPVLDFLDLAISHSAAYIEQDASGNLKSFVEGVKLAYEEFIKILKNYGAEVIETVGKNFDANFHDAVEMVENSGKPDGAIIEEKRKGYMFKDRLLRPAMVSIAKSKN, from the coding sequence ATGCTTTTAGACGAAGAAAATATGGAATATGAAAGAATAAAGGGGGAAGCCGGCGATTCCGAAATAGAATCGGAATTAGGCAAAAAGATGGAAGCGGAACCTTATGGACAGGAGAATATAATTATAGAAACGGACGCCGATATCGACATGATTCCCGACCCTAAAAATCTCGTTGAAGCTGAAAAAACTTTAAAATATTTAAAAAATGCCCTTAAAAATTTAAAAAAAGAAAACGATGAAGCAAATGCAAACTATCTTAAGAGTTTAGCCGAAATGGAAAATTTTAGAAAAAGAAACAATAGGGAAAAAGAAGAGGCTCTAAAATATTCCAACGAAAAAATATTAAGGGATTTGCTGCCGGTTCTCGATTTTTTGGATCTGGCTATAAGCCACTCCGCGGCATATATAGAACAGGACGCTTCCGGAAATTTAAAATCTTTCGTGGAAGGGGTCAAATTGGCATACGAAGAATTTATTAAAATTTTAAAAAATTACGGAGCTGAAGTTATAGAAACCGTCGGAAAAAATTTTGACGCAAATTTTCACGATGCCGTGGAAATGGTAGAAAATTCAGGAAAACCCGATGGAGCTATAATTGAAGAAAAAAGAAAAGGATATATGTTTAAAGACAGGCTTTTGAGACCGGCTATGGTTTCTATAGCCAAATCTAAAAATTAA
- the dnaK gene encoding molecular chaperone DnaK, giving the protein MGKVIGIDLGTTNSCVAVMEGKEPTVIANSEGARTTPSVVSFTDSGERLVGQAAKRQAVTNPENTVYAVKRLIGRKYDSPEVQAFKKVCPYKIVSSENGDAWVEIKGRKYSPAEISSIILTKMKKTAEDYLGEPVTEAVITVPAYFNDSQRQATKDAGKIAGLDVLRIINEPTASSLSYGLDKKKEEKIAVYDLGGGTFDISILELGEGVFEVKSTNGDTFLGGEDFDQKVIDYIADEFKKDQGIDLRKDKMALQRLKEAAEKAKIELSSSLETDINLPFITADASGPKHLNMKLSRAKLEQLTGELIERSMSPVKTALKDAGLNTSQVDEVVLVGGQTRMPKVQQAVKEFFGKEPHKGVNPDEVVAVGAAIQGAVLKGDVKDVLLLDVTPLSLGIETLGGVSTKLIEKNTTIPTRKSQIFSTAADNQPAVTINVLQGEREMASDNKSLGRFELTGIPPAPRGVPQIEVTFDIDANGIVHVSAKDLGTGKEQSIKITASSGLSKEEIDRMIKEAELHKDEDSRKKELIEVRNHLDGLVYSVEKTLKDSGDKIESSEKMAAEEKIAEAKKALEGDNIESIKSITEELEKLSHSIAESIYKKTAAETGTAGTGAGTGEEQQSKPADDNVVEAEYEEVKDKKNE; this is encoded by the coding sequence ATGGGAAAAGTTATAGGAATCGATTTGGGAACTACAAACTCTTGCGTTGCGGTTATGGAAGGCAAAGAACCTACCGTAATAGCAAATTCTGAAGGAGCAAGGACAACGCCTTCAGTTGTTTCATTTACCGACAGCGGAGAAAGATTGGTGGGGCAGGCGGCAAAAAGGCAGGCCGTTACTAATCCTGAAAATACCGTTTACGCAGTAAAAAGGCTTATCGGTAGGAAATATGATTCTCCGGAAGTTCAGGCGTTTAAAAAGGTATGTCCTTATAAAATAGTGTCGAGCGAAAACGGCGATGCTTGGGTTGAGATTAAAGGAAGGAAGTATTCTCCTGCGGAAATATCTTCTATTATTTTAACTAAGATGAAAAAAACTGCGGAAGATTATCTCGGAGAACCCGTAACCGAAGCGGTTATTACCGTTCCGGCATATTTTAACGATTCGCAAAGACAAGCTACTAAAGATGCGGGCAAAATAGCAGGGTTGGATGTTTTAAGGATTATAAACGAGCCTACGGCATCGTCCCTTTCTTACGGATTAGACAAAAAGAAAGAAGAAAAAATAGCCGTTTACGATTTAGGCGGAGGAACCTTCGATATATCGATACTGGAACTAGGAGAAGGAGTATTCGAAGTCAAATCTACTAACGGCGATACCTTTTTAGGAGGAGAAGATTTCGACCAGAAAGTAATAGACTATATAGCCGATGAATTCAAAAAAGACCAGGGCATAGATTTAAGAAAAGACAAAATGGCGCTTCAAAGATTAAAAGAAGCGGCTGAAAAAGCAAAAATCGAACTTTCGTCTTCTCTCGAAACGGATATAAATTTACCGTTTATTACTGCGGACGCAAGCGGGCCTAAACATCTTAATATGAAACTGTCCCGTGCAAAATTAGAACAGCTTACGGGTGAATTAATCGAAAGGTCTATGTCGCCTGTAAAAACTGCATTAAAGGATGCGGGTTTAAATACGTCTCAGGTTGACGAAGTAGTGCTTGTCGGCGGACAGACCAGAATGCCGAAAGTCCAACAGGCGGTTAAGGAATTTTTCGGTAAGGAACCCCATAAAGGAGTTAATCCCGACGAAGTCGTCGCAGTCGGAGCCGCGATTCAGGGCGCCGTTCTCAAGGGAGACGTTAAAGACGTTTTACTGCTTGACGTTACGCCTCTGTCTCTCGGTATAGAAACGCTCGGCGGAGTAAGCACAAAATTGATCGAAAAAAATACGACTATTCCGACTAGGAAAAGCCAGATATTTTCGACGGCGGCCGATAACCAGCCCGCAGTTACTATAAACGTTCTGCAGGGCGAAAGAGAAATGGCATCCGACAATAAGAGCTTGGGAAGGTTTGAATTGACCGGTATTCCGCCGGCTCCAAGAGGAGTTCCGCAGATAGAAGTTACGTTCGATATAGACGCAAACGGTATAGTGCATGTTTCAGCTAAAGACCTTGGAACGGGCAAGGAACAGTCTATAAAGATAACCGCTTCAAGCGGATTGTCAAAGGAAGAAATAGACAGGATGATTAAAGAAGCCGAACTTCATAAAGACGAAGATTCAAGAAAGAAAGAATTGATAGAAGTAAGGAATCACTTAGACGGATTGGTGTATTCCGTAGAAAAAACATTGAAAGATTCCGGCGATAAAATAGAATCTTCAGAAAAAATGGCGGCGGAAGAAAAAATAGCCGAGGCTAAGAAGGCTTTAGAGGGAGATAATATAGAATCTATAAAGAGCATAACGGAAGAATTAGAAAAGTTGTCGCATAGCATAGCAGAATCTATTTACAAGAAAACTGCGGCTGAAACCGGAACTGCCGGAACCGGTGCAGGCACCGGGGAAGAACAGCAATCTAAACCTGCCGACGACAACGTGGTAGAAGCAGAATACGAAGAAGTAAAAGACAAAAAGAATGAATAA